The following proteins are co-located in the Podarcis raffonei isolate rPodRaf1 chromosome 5, rPodRaf1.pri, whole genome shotgun sequence genome:
- the LOC128413389 gene encoding microtubule-associated proteins 1A/1B light chain 3C-like: MPGVSAVEWKWKGPVRGRKGSFVFLKKDVDRPFKQRKSLASWMQETTDIRTKYPSKIPVVLERYQKEKTLPQLRRVKFLDSGDLSMSQFVYSLRARLSLTATQAFYLLVDNKSLPCLSLTVSEVYTANKDDDGFLYITYASQDTFGDVGP; the protein is encoded by the coding sequence ATGCCTGGAGTTAGTGCTGTAGAGTGGAAGTGGAAAGGGCCggtgagggggagaaaagggtcttttgtgtttttaaagaaagatgtTGACCGTCCATTCAAGCAGAGGAAAAGTTTAGCCTCTTGGATGCAGGAAACAACTGATATCAGGACAAAGTATCCAAGCAAGATTCCAGTGGTGCTTGAGCGTTACCAGAAGGAGAAGACACTCCCTCAGTTGAGGCGGGTCAAATTCCTGGATTCAGGGGATCTATCTATGTCTCAATTTGTCTACAGTCTGAGGGCCCGCCTGTCCCTGACAGCCACTCAAGCCTTCTACCTGCTGGTGGACAACAAGAGCCTGCCCTGCCTGAGCCTGACTGTTTCAGAGGTCTACACAGCCAACAAAGATGATGACGGCTTCCTCTACATTACCTATGCATCTCAAGATACGTTTGGTGATGTTGGCCCATGA